The Shewanella algae DNA segment CAGGATAACCGCAGTGAGGCGGATTTGGTGGGCTATCAACAGTGTTGCCTGGCCCAGCACCTGCAACATATCGCCGCCTATCTGCATGGACAGCAAACCCTGCCGGGGATAGTACCGGGAACCGAATGGCTGGAACAGTCCAAGCCGAACTCGAGTGACTGCCTGTCGGAGGTCATAGGCCAATATCAAGCCAAACAAGCGCTGGAAATCGCTGCCGCCGGCGGGCATAACCTGCTGATGCTGGGGCCACCTGGCACAGGCAAAACCATGCTGGCCAGCCGGATAATCTCACTCCTGCCCCCCATGAGTTATGAAGAGGCGCTGGAAGTGGCTGCGATTCATTCAGTGGCCGGTATGGCTACTGAGCCGGGGGAGTTTTATCGCCGCCCGTTTCGTGCTCCGCACCACACCAGCTCCGCCATCTCATTGGTGGGTGGCGGCTCGATTCCCAAACCCGGCGAGATTTCACTGGCTCACCTGGGAGTGCTGTTTCTCGATGAAATTGCCGAGTTTCCCCGCAAGGTACTCGACTGCTTGCGTGAACCCATGGAAACCGGCCATGTCATCATCTCCCGCGCCGCAGCCAAACTGCGCTTCGATGCCCGTTTTCAACTCATCGCCGCCATGAATCCCAGCCCATGTGGAGATGCCGGCCCGGGAAGCCGCGCCAGCCCAGAGCAGATCCGCCGTTACCTGGCCCGGCTGTCAGGCCCTTTCATTGACAGATTCGACCTCACCATTGAGGTGCCAAAACTCCCGCCAGGCGCCTTGACTTCAGATGCGGCGCAAGGTGAAACCAGTGAGCAGATAGCCGCCAGAGTAGCGGCAGCGCGGGAACTACAACTCAGCCGCGCCGGCGTACTCAATAGCCAGTTGGGCAGTAAGGCATTGAAGCAGGCAGGTTTCAAACCCGGCGATCTGGCGTTTCTCGAACAGAGTGTCAATCAGCTGGGATTATCGGTGCGCAGCTTTCATCGGCTGCAACGAGTGGCGCGCACCATAGCCGATCTGCAGCTCAGCCCCATGGTCGAGCGACGCCATCTGGCCCAGGCCCTGGGTTATCGGGCGATGGACCGTTTGCTGGCCAGCCTGCAACAGCTCTGATCTCTGCTCTTATATCCTGGTTGTATCCAGGTCATGTCATAGTGGCGTCATAAATTGGTAGCAAAATTATGCCATCAGCCCCTGTTTACTCGTGAAAAGATGTCCAAGCCTCAAATTTCACTCGCTCAGATCCGCGCCTTCTGTGCTCTGGCGCAGCAGCGCAGTTTTAAAGAGGCCGCCGAACACCTGCAAGTATCGCAACCCTCTATCATCAATCAGATAGCCTCTTTGGAAGAAGCCTATGGCGCCAAGCTATTTCTGCGCCAGCGGGAAAATAATCGCCTGACCCAGCTCGGGGTGGCACTGTTGCCTTCATTCAGGGCAATACTCAGCCAGCTGAAAGAAGCCGAGTTTATTTTGCTTTCCCACAGCATAAGCCAAACCGGCGAGCTGCATATCGCCGCCGTCAACCCTGTCAGACTGTCGGCCATAGTGCGCGAGTTTCGGCTTATTTACCCCAACATCAAGGTCAATATCACCTTTGCCGCCTCCAACAAGGTATTGCAACTGCTGGAGACAGAAGCTGTGGATGCCGGTTTCTTTGTCCTGCCACAGAGTCAGCCAGGGCTGCAGGCTTTCCATTATTATCGCTATAAGCTGATGGCGATTTTGCCAAGAGACCATCGGCTGTGTCGTAAGGACACCCTGAGCATAGAAGACTTTGCCAATGAGGAGCTATTGATCCGCGAGCCAGGTTCCCTGACCCGCAAGCTGTTTCTTGGCGCGCTGAAAAACGCGGGCATTGTCCCTCAGCTTGCCTATGAACTGGGCAGCCGCGAATCGGTGCGCGAAGCTGTCGCCCAGGGCCTGGGTATCTCTGTGGTGGCCGAGGATGAGCATACGCCCCACGAACAGATAGTAACCAAGCGGATTGTCAGTGACCAGCTCAAGGCCAGCAGCAGCCTGGTGGTACACAATAAACAGCTCAACTCCCCCATGATAAAGACCCTGATAGCCCTAGTCGCCCAGCACAAGGATACCCAGATAAATGTTTGATCCCGGCTTGCCGGCACTGGTTAAACGCAATCCAGCCATACAAAAAAGCAGCCCTTTCCTGCTGGAGAATAAGGGCTGCTTAACAGTGATTTTGCTTGAATATCAGGGCCGCTCACCCCGTGCCAATCTGGCGTTGATATCCAGCACTACCTCAGGCAACTGCGCAATAGTATCAATGATGTAGTGCGCCCCTGCAGCAGCCAGATTGACAGAAGCGGTACGGCGGGCAAACACCTTGTCGGCCTCTGTAGCAGCCAGAAAGTCTGCCAGTGTCATACCGGATTCGTTACCGGAAAGACTCAGACCTACAGTCCACATGCCGGCACTGCGCCCTTCGTGAATGCCAGGCGCCGAATCATCCACCTTGAGGCAATGTCCAACATCGGCAATCCCCAGATTGAGCACGTTTTGCAGCGCCATCCAAGGGCCTGGACGGCCACCGGCACTGAGTTCACCGGTAGCGACCACAGAGTCGGGAACAAAGCCGCGCGCCTTGGCCGCCGGCAACAACTCAGCCATCACTTCCCTAGGATAACCGCTGCAAGAACCTATTTTGATCTCTTGCTGCCTGAGCCAGGCTACTGTCTCCAGCGTCCCCGGGATAAGGTCGGCAAACTCGCCGACCTTGGCAATTTGCAACGGCATAAAACGCCGGTAGATAACATCGACATCCTCCTCACTCATAGGACGGCCGAATTGCGCCAGCCAGCGTTCAGCGATGGCTGGAGTATCACCCAGAGCGCGAATATGGTCCCACTTACCCAACCCCATGGGGCCACGGGCTTCCTTGAGTGAAAGTTCGAAATCGTAGGCCTGGGCAAAGGCCTCGACAAAGATACTGGTCGGTGCAAAGGAACCAAAGTCCACTGTGGTTCCGGCCCAATCGAATATCACACCCGCTACTTTTGACATGAAATTACCTCATCCATCTGAAAACTTTGTTGATAGAGCGCCAACAGGCGCTGCGGGTCGCCGCTGAAGTTGCGCCCTCGCTGACCATCGGCCGCTTCGGCTACCAGTGCCAGCCACTGCTGGGGCCGATAACCATAACGTCTGGGGTCAACATCGATACCCAGCCTGAGCAGTAGCTGTTCCAACCGCTCTGCGGCCAATAGTGGCTGGCAACCAAAAATCTGCTCCAACAGCGGCTGTACCTGGGTATCGCCACTCATGGCGCGGATGATCATCGGCAGAGTAAAGCTGCATGCTTGGCCGTGGCTGACCCCTTTTTCCAACGTCACCCGGTAGGAGATGTTATGTGCCAGTGAGGTCTTGGTATTGGAAAACGCCAATCCGGCAAACAGGGAGGCCAGCTGCAGTGTCTCCCGTAGTGCCAGTTCATGACTGCAAAGCTTAAGCCTAGGTAGCTGAGATAAAATCATCTGTGCTGCTCTCACTGCATATTGGCTGCTCAGCGGATTCCGGTTGTGATTCCACAGGCTTTCCAGCGCATGAGACAGGGCATCGAGTGCGGTAGAAATGCTGAGATTCAGTGGCAAACTCAAGGTCAACTCGGGCTCCAACAAAGCGCTCCGGGCATAAAGCGCCGGGTGCGCCAAGGAGTGCTTACGCTGCATCTCGGGATCCCAAACCGTGGCCCAGCAGGTCACTTCGCTGCCGGTACCCGAGGTGGTGGGAATCGCGATATAGGGCAAGGGCGCCACGGGCTCGGCTCCATTGAGCATGGCTCTCAGGCGGTCAAAATCGCCCCCTGTGGCACAAAGTACCTTGCAGGCATCTATCACCGAGCCACCGCCCAACGCCAACAGCAGCGCTGGCTTGGCTGGCAGGGCCTGTAATTGCCGACACAGACGCTGCAGGTTGGCCAGTGAAGGATTGTCTTCCACATCGGTCAAGCAAGCCCGTGGAGGCCTACCGGCTGCGGCAATCACCCGCTCTGCCATGGTCGTAAACGTCTGCCCTGGGTGGGTCAGCAGCACGTAGTCTTGTTGTGCCACCCGGGATTCAAGGGCGCGCAGGGCCCCCAGCCCTGTAATTATCTCTACAGGATTGTGATATCTGTACATCTTGTTGTGGTCCTGAAATCAGCGAATAAAACTGCGTAATCTGGCGGAGATGATGTCGGTAGCAAACACCAGCAAGAGGATAACCAGCACACAAGCGGCGGTATTCTCATACTCGAATAACTTCATGGTGGTCATCAGCTCAAAGCCTATGCCTCCGGCGCCGACCATTCCCAGAATAGTGGAGATACGGATATTGGCTTCCAGGCGGTACAGCACCACCCCGATCCATGCCGGCAATACCTGTGGCAGTATGCCGAACAGCACGATTTTCGGCGTCGAGCAACCTGAGGCGCGCATCGCCTCTATCGGGCCCTGATCTATCTCTTCAATCGCTTCAGAGAAGAACTTGCCCACCATGCCTGCACCATGCACTGCCAACGCCAGCACACCGGCAAAGGGCCCAAGGCCAACGGCGGCTACGAAGATCAGTGCCAGAATAATTTCATTTATGCCCCTGAGCACGTTCAGCACCTGACGACTGCTGTGATAGAGCCAGGCGTTGGGTGACAGATTACGGGCAGCCAGTAAGCTGACCGGCACGGCCAACACTATGGACAACAAAGTCCCCAACAGCGCAATTTGCAAGGTCTGCAGCGCCGGGTCTATCAGGTTGTCAGTGATATAGCTTAGATTGGGAGGCAACATGCGGCCGATAAAGTCGGCTATCCAGGGCAGTCCCTGCACTAATTTGCCAATTTCAGTGTCTGTGCCTGTCACCGTCCAGCTGAGTGTGGCCAGCGAGACCAAAGCTATGGGCAGCAACACCCACCAGCCCATGGGGCCACGTGGCGCATTGGCCACAAATCGATACTGTTTCAACATAGGGCCTCCTTCAACACCGGTGCGCCGGCCTTCTTGCGCCGCAGTTCCTCGGCGGTGCGACTGACCAACTTGGCAATGCCTTCATCTTCCAGGCCGGGATAGATCTGCGCCACTATCTCGGGGGTCAGCTCCTCGGGCTTGCCGTTGAAGACTATGTGGCCGCCGGAGATCCCTATGATCCTTTGGCCGAATTCCATGGCGTAATCTATCTGGTGCAGGTTGCAGAGCACGGCGATGTTGTTCTTGCGGCTCACTTCGCGGATATACCCCAGGATCTGCCTTGAGGTCTTGGGATCGAGACTGGCCACTGGCTCGTCGGCCAATATAAGGTCAGGCTCCTGGGCCAGCGCCCTGGCGATGCCAACCCTTTGCTGCTGGCCGCCGCTGAGGTTATCGGCGCGATTCCAGGCCTTCTCCTCCAGTCCAACCTGGGCGATGGCGTTCAATGCCGCCTCCACATCCTGTTTGGGAAACAGCTGCAACAGACAGGCCCAGAAGGGGATCTTGGCCATGCGCCCGGTGAGCACGTTTTTGATTACAGATAAACGATCAACAAGATTATGATGCTGAAACACCATCGCAATTCGCTGAGATAATATTCGGTAGGCATGCTTGTCTCCCACCGGATAGGACTCGCCGTCGATCAACACCTCACCGCTGGAAGGCGGCGTCAGGCGGTTGATGCAGCGCAGCAGCGTGGACTTTCCCGCCCCCGAGGGGCCGAGTACCACGACAAACTCACCGGCTTCGACCTTGAAGTTGATATCTTCCAATACCCGGGTCTCGCCGTATGCTTTACTCAAGTTTCTGACTTCAATCATCTTTCTGACCCTGCCATTACTGCCGTGCCAACTTGGCAGCTTCGCGGACAACATCGTATGCGGCATCATCTGTAGCCACATAGCGATTGACCTCACCCTGATCGCCAAACTGCAGATTCTTCAGGCTCAGGAAGGCAGTGCGGATCTTCTGCTTGTCTTCTTCGGCCAGGTCTTTACGCCAAACCATGGGAGACTCGGGGATAGCCGGCGAGCGCCAAACCACACGGTATTCCTCACTGCCGATCATGCCTTTGTCGACGGCGGCACTGAGGATCCTGTCGGCCACAGTCGCAGCATCCACCCGGCGATTTTTCACTGCCAGTATGTTGGCATCGTGAGCCCCTGTGTAGATGAGGTTGGCAAAGTCGTCTTTGGGTTCAATACCGGCATGCTTCAATCCCACCATAGGAAACACATAACCTGAGGTGGAAGTAGGGTCGACAAAGGCGAAGTCTTTACCCTTAAGATCCTGAATATCTTTGATATCTGAATCGGCTCTGGCGATGATCTGGCTGTGATAGGCCACAGCGCCCTTCTTCTTGGTTTCGGCCACCACAAAGGCCTCAACATCCGTGACCTGAGTCGCCTTGACATAAGAGAAGGGACCCAGATAGGCGATATCAATATGCTTGGCTCTCAGCGCTTCTATCACCCCGTTGTAGTCGGTAGCAACAAAGCCTTCGACCTTAATCCCCAATTGTTTACCCAGTTCATCCATCAGCGCCTGTGACTGTTTGATCATGGCGCGGGAATCTTCCGATGGGATCAAGGCTATTTTCAGCGACTCCAATGCCAGCGCACTTTGGCTGAAAATAGCCGCCCCGGTAAGGCTCAGAGTGAGCAGCAGTTGATTGAGCTTGTTCATCTTGTTTTCCTCGCTGTGCTATTAAACCTGCGCCTGCCGGCGTAACAGAAACGTCATTATTACGTCATATCAAGACAGAACTGTGACAACCCCAGGCGCAGCCATTGAATTAAAAGGCGTACTGGAACCTGGCCCGCAGTTCACTGCCGCTGAACTCGTTCCCCAGCAGGTCCTCGGCTTCACCCTTGGAGTAGTTGAGGCCCAAACGGACATTTTTATCTGCGTAGTAGTTCACCCCCAGGGTGTACATATTGCCGTCGTACACTTGAGTGCTCTTGTCCAGGCCAATATCACCATAATTGCCGTCGCCCTGTTCGAACCTCAATACCAGCTCCCAGGCACCATAGGCATTGCCCGGTTTGACCCGGCCGAAGTTGCCTTGCTTGTAAGGACGGGATTCCCCGGTAATCACCCAGCCGCCCTGAACATAGAAACCGTCGAGATCTTCATCGCCGAACTCGCTGCCGAAGTATTCCGCCTGCAAATGCAAAGGGCCGCTACTGGCCGCCAGTTCCAGGCCATAGCCCTTGACCTCATCTTCGCTGACATCGGCATCACGCTGGGTGTAGCTGGCGCCTAAGTGAATAACGGCATCACCTACTTGGTAGGGGGTATAAGTAAAGCGACCTGTCATCGCCTTATGTTCGAAGTCGTTGCCACCGTCGCCATCTGACTCAAATACCCCCAGGGCATAGGTCCAGTTGCTTCCGACACCGTGCAGTTTGACCCCGAGCGCCCGGCCCGGACTGTGCAGTTCAGTCATGGCACTGCGTTCG contains these protein-coding regions:
- a CDS encoding YifB family Mg chelatase-like AAA ATPase, whose translation is MPIARVATRAAKGVEAPQVLVEAHLSNGLPAFNLVGLPEASVKEARERVRSAIINAGFEFPMRRITINLAPADLPKQGGRYDLPIAIGILAASGQLPLKSLDDHEFVGELGLSGEVRHCTGILPVIIAARQRGIKLVLPQDNRSEADLVGYQQCCLAQHLQHIAAYLHGQQTLPGIVPGTEWLEQSKPNSSDCLSEVIGQYQAKQALEIAAAGGHNLLMLGPPGTGKTMLASRIISLLPPMSYEEALEVAAIHSVAGMATEPGEFYRRPFRAPHHTSSAISLVGGGSIPKPGEISLAHLGVLFLDEIAEFPRKVLDCLREPMETGHVIISRAAAKLRFDARFQLIAAMNPSPCGDAGPGSRASPEQIRRYLARLSGPFIDRFDLTIEVPKLPPGALTSDAAQGETSEQIAARVAAARELQLSRAGVLNSQLGSKALKQAGFKPGDLAFLEQSVNQLGLSVRSFHRLQRVARTIADLQLSPMVERRHLAQALGYRAMDRLLASLQQL
- the phnE gene encoding phosphonate ABC transporter, permease protein PhnE; amino-acid sequence: MLKQYRFVANAPRGPMGWWVLLPIALVSLATLSWTVTGTDTEIGKLVQGLPWIADFIGRMLPPNLSYITDNLIDPALQTLQIALLGTLLSIVLAVPVSLLAARNLSPNAWLYHSSRQVLNVLRGINEIILALIFVAAVGLGPFAGVLALAVHGAGMVGKFFSEAIEEIDQGPIEAMRASGCSTPKIVLFGILPQVLPAWIGVVLYRLEANIRISTILGMVGAGGIGFELMTTMKLFEYENTAACVLVILLLVFATDIISARLRSFIR
- the phnC gene encoding phosphonate ABC transporter ATP-binding protein; this encodes MIEVRNLSKAYGETRVLEDINFKVEAGEFVVVLGPSGAGKSTLLRCINRLTPPSSGEVLIDGESYPVGDKHAYRILSQRIAMVFQHHNLVDRLSVIKNVLTGRMAKIPFWACLLQLFPKQDVEAALNAIAQVGLEEKAWNRADNLSGGQQQRVGIARALAQEPDLILADEPVASLDPKTSRQILGYIREVSRKNNIAVLCNLHQIDYAMEFGQRIIGISGGHIVFNGKPEELTPEIVAQIYPGLEDEGIAKLVSRTAEELRRKKAGAPVLKEALC
- the phnX gene encoding phosphonoacetaldehyde hydrolase; this encodes MSKVAGVIFDWAGTTVDFGSFAPTSIFVEAFAQAYDFELSLKEARGPMGLGKWDHIRALGDTPAIAERWLAQFGRPMSEEDVDVIYRRFMPLQIAKVGEFADLIPGTLETVAWLRQQEIKIGSCSGYPREVMAELLPAAKARGFVPDSVVATGELSAGGRPGPWMALQNVLNLGIADVGHCLKVDDSAPGIHEGRSAGMWTVGLSLSGNESGMTLADFLAATEADKVFARRTASVNLAAAGAHYIIDTIAQLPEVVLDINARLARGERP
- the phnD gene encoding phosphonate ABC transporter substrate-binding protein, which produces MNKLNQLLLTLSLTGAAIFSQSALALESLKIALIPSEDSRAMIKQSQALMDELGKQLGIKVEGFVATDYNGVIEALRAKHIDIAYLGPFSYVKATQVTDVEAFVVAETKKKGAVAYHSQIIARADSDIKDIQDLKGKDFAFVDPTSTSGYVFPMVGLKHAGIEPKDDFANLIYTGAHDANILAVKNRRVDAATVADRILSAAVDKGMIGSEEYRVVWRSPAIPESPMVWRKDLAEEDKQKIRTAFLSLKNLQFGDQGEVNRYVATDDAAYDVVREAAKLARQ
- a CDS encoding LysR substrate-binding domain-containing protein translates to MSKPQISLAQIRAFCALAQQRSFKEAAEHLQVSQPSIINQIASLEEAYGAKLFLRQRENNRLTQLGVALLPSFRAILSQLKEAEFILLSHSISQTGELHIAAVNPVRLSAIVREFRLIYPNIKVNITFAASNKVLQLLETEAVDAGFFVLPQSQPGLQAFHYYRYKLMAILPRDHRLCRKDTLSIEDFANEELLIREPGSLTRKLFLGALKNAGIVPQLAYELGSRESVREAVAQGLGISVVAEDEHTPHEQIVTKRIVSDQLKASSSLVVHNKQLNSPMIKTLIALVAQHKDTQINV
- a CDS encoding phosphonoacetaldehyde reductase → MYRYHNPVEIITGLGALRALESRVAQQDYVLLTHPGQTFTTMAERVIAAAGRPPRACLTDVEDNPSLANLQRLCRQLQALPAKPALLLALGGGSVIDACKVLCATGGDFDRLRAMLNGAEPVAPLPYIAIPTTSGTGSEVTCWATVWDPEMQRKHSLAHPALYARSALLEPELTLSLPLNLSISTALDALSHALESLWNHNRNPLSSQYAVRAAQMILSQLPRLKLCSHELALRETLQLASLFAGLAFSNTKTSLAHNISYRVTLEKGVSHGQACSFTLPMIIRAMSGDTQVQPLLEQIFGCQPLLAAERLEQLLLRLGIDVDPRRYGYRPQQWLALVAEAADGQRGRNFSGDPQRLLALYQQSFQMDEVISCQK
- a CDS encoding OprO/OprP family phosphate-selective porin, with the translated sequence MRSTLACLLLPIMAATPALAEESAPLQFTLNTDGGIKVANHDKSATFQLGGRLQFDYDATESKDNQLDTEDFDVRRARLYVKGHVGDWGYKAQFNIAESDGGKGGNAEDLYLSYLGFGKQAQITIGKQAEPFGLERLMSSKDISALERSAMTELHSPGRALGVKLHGVGSNWTYALGVFESDGDGGNDFEHKAMTGRFTYTPYQVGDAVIHLGASYTQRDADVSEDEVKGYGLELAASSGPLHLQAEYFGSEFGDEDLDGFYVQGGWVITGESRPYKQGNFGRVKPGNAYGAWELVLRFEQGDGNYGDIGLDKSTQVYDGNMYTLGVNYYADKNVRLGLNYSKGEAEDLLGNEFSGSELRARFQYAF